In Polaromonas sp. JS666, one genomic interval encodes:
- the nadD gene encoding nicotinate (nicotinamide) nucleotide adenylyltransferase, with translation MSAASPSPQELAAPREVKRIGVFGGAFDPPHNAHVALALVALAQLELDALHIIPTGQAWHKARPLSPAVHRLAMARLAFQGLPRVVLDEREVQRAGPTFTIDTLEALQAENPQAQLYLIIGADQFLAFRQWHRWRDILQLAIICIAGRTESTLDEAQFEAYTGQSSRFLTLELPLMPVSATHIRHLMASGAATGGEIAHLVPEPVARYISLHQLYRLP, from the coding sequence TTGAGTGCCGCGTCGCCGTCACCGCAAGAGCTTGCCGCCCCGCGGGAGGTCAAGCGCATCGGCGTGTTTGGCGGGGCATTTGACCCGCCCCACAACGCCCACGTAGCGTTGGCGCTGGTAGCCCTGGCCCAGCTGGAGCTGGACGCGCTGCACATCATTCCGACCGGGCAGGCCTGGCACAAGGCCAGGCCGCTGAGCCCGGCCGTCCACCGGCTGGCCATGGCCCGGCTGGCGTTTCAGGGCCTGCCGCGCGTGGTGCTGGATGAGCGCGAGGTGCAGCGTGCGGGCCCGACCTTCACGATTGACACGCTGGAGGCCCTGCAGGCGGAAAATCCGCAGGCCCAGCTCTACCTGATCATTGGTGCAGACCAGTTTTTGGCGTTCCGGCAATGGCACCGTTGGAGGGACATTCTGCAACTTGCTATAATTTGTATAGCTGGACGTACAGAGTCCACGCTGGATGAAGCCCAATTTGAGGCCTACACGGGGCAAAGCAGCCGCTTTTTGACGCTTGAGCTGCCCCTGATGCCCGTCAGCGCCACCCATATTCGCCATCTGATGGCCTCGGGTGCAGCCACCGGCGGGGAAATAGCGCACTTGGTCCCTGAGCCGGTTGCGCGTTATATTTCACTTCACCAGCTTTACCGCCTCCCTTAA
- the hemF gene encoding oxygen-dependent coproporphyrinogen oxidase, whose amino-acid sequence MSMTELSGVRTFLLGLQERVTAAVAEVDGGDFITDAWQKEPGEPLQGNGITKILENGEVFERAGCGFSHVQGSRLPPSATQHRPELAGAPFEAMGVSLVFHPRNPYVPTVHMNVRMLAATPVSAGPAEAVCWFGGGMDLTPYYGFDEDAVHFHQTCKDALAPFGGDKYPRFKQWCDEYFYLKHRQEQRGIGGIFFDDFQELGLEQSFAMMQSVADSFLPAYLPIVRRRQSQPYGARERDFQLYRRGRYVEFNLVWDRGTHFGLQSGGRTESILMSMPPLASWSYQHRAEAGSPEERLYKEFLIRRDWV is encoded by the coding sequence ATGAGCATGACTGAGCTTTCAGGCGTTCGCACCTTTTTGCTGGGGCTGCAGGAGCGGGTTACCGCCGCTGTGGCCGAAGTGGATGGCGGGGATTTCATTACCGACGCCTGGCAAAAGGAGCCGGGTGAGCCTTTGCAGGGCAACGGCATCACCAAAATCCTGGAGAACGGCGAAGTGTTCGAGCGCGCGGGTTGCGGGTTTTCGCACGTGCAGGGCTCTCGCTTGCCGCCGTCGGCGACGCAGCACCGGCCTGAACTGGCCGGCGCGCCCTTTGAGGCGATGGGCGTGTCGCTGGTGTTTCACCCCCGTAACCCCTACGTGCCCACAGTGCACATGAATGTGCGCATGCTGGCCGCCACACCGGTTTCCGCCGGTCCGGCCGAGGCCGTGTGCTGGTTTGGCGGCGGCATGGACTTGACGCCCTATTACGGTTTTGATGAGGATGCGGTGCATTTTCACCAGACCTGCAAGGACGCGCTGGCGCCGTTCGGCGGTGACAAATATCCGCGCTTCAAACAATGGTGTGACGAGTATTTTTACCTCAAGCACCGGCAGGAGCAGCGCGGCATCGGCGGCATATTTTTCGATGATTTCCAGGAGCTGGGCCTGGAGCAGAGTTTTGCCATGATGCAAAGCGTGGCGGACTCCTTTCTGCCAGCCTACCTCCCCATCGTCAGGCGGCGCCAGAGCCAGCCCTATGGTGCGCGCGAGCGCGATTTTCAGCTTTACCGACGTGGCCGCTATGTGGAGTTCAACCTGGTCTGGGACCGCGGCACCCACTTTGGCCTGCAATCGGGCGGTCGCACCGAGTCCATTTTGATGTCCATGCCGCCGCTGGCCAGCTGGTCCTACCAGCACCGGGCTGAAGCCGGCTCGCCTGAAGAGCGTCTGTACAAAGAGTTCCTGATCAGACGGGACTGGGTTTGA
- a CDS encoding polysaccharide deacetylase family protein: MSASFPAILATACTANRRPIPILVYHQIAEAPPKGSPFRSLYVSPRAFARQMAWLKLLGYTGLSMSGLQPYLSGERDGRVVGITFDDGYQNNLVHALPALLKQGFSSTCYAVSGLLGKTNVWDEGLGIAQTPLMNEAEIRQWVAAGQEIGSHTHQHVNLLAIDEAGCRVEMAQGKAGLESVIGQPVHHFCYPYGNYEPKHVAMAREQGFVTATTTGRSRCHAQMDLLQLPRVPVLRSTSLPVFWLKIATGYEDRRNK, encoded by the coding sequence ATGAGCGCAAGCTTTCCGGCCATCCTGGCAACAGCTTGCACCGCCAACCGCAGGCCCATTCCCATTCTGGTCTATCACCAGATTGCCGAGGCGCCGCCCAAGGGTAGTCCTTTTCGCAGCCTCTATGTGTCTCCCCGGGCTTTCGCCCGGCAAATGGCCTGGCTCAAGCTGCTGGGCTACACCGGTTTGTCCATGAGCGGCCTGCAGCCCTACCTCAGTGGCGAGCGCGACGGCCGGGTTGTTGGCATCACCTTCGACGATGGCTACCAGAACAACCTCGTGCATGCCTTGCCGGCCTTGTTGAAGCAGGGCTTTTCGTCGACCTGTTATGCGGTGAGCGGGCTGCTGGGCAAGACCAATGTGTGGGATGAGGGGCTGGGTATTGCGCAGACGCCGCTGATGAACGAAGCGGAAATACGCCAATGGGTGGCCGCCGGGCAGGAGATTGGCTCACACACACACCAGCACGTGAATTTGCTGGCGATTGACGAGGCTGGGTGCCGCGTGGAGATGGCGCAGGGAAAAGCCGGGCTTGAATCGGTTATCGGGCAGCCCGTGCATCACTTTTGTTATCCGTATGGCAACTATGAGCCCAAGCACGTGGCCATGGCGCGTGAACAGGGCTTTGTGACGGCCACGACCACCGGGCGGAGCCGTTGCCATGCACAGATGGATTTGCTGCAACTGCCGCGGGTGCCGGTGCTTCGCTCGACCAGCCTGCCGGTTTTCTGGCTCAAGATCGCCACCGGCTACGAAGACCGCCGAAACAAATGA
- a CDS encoding Maf family protein — translation MPAADFVYLASQSPRRAQLLEQLGVRYQRLAPAPDEDTEALEAVLGKESPVAYVKRVTRLKLDAASERAKRQGLAPAPILCSDTTVALGRSILGKPANAAEATRMLRQLSGATHRVLTAVAVQQGRRRIEALSISRVTFAPMTAAQISSYVASGEPMGKAGAYAVQGRVAMYISHISGSYSGIMGLPLHETAWLLRAAGLKI, via the coding sequence ATGCCTGCTGCTGATTTTGTTTACCTGGCTTCGCAAAGCCCGCGGCGAGCCCAGTTGCTGGAGCAGCTCGGCGTGCGCTACCAGCGTCTGGCGCCCGCTCCCGACGAGGACACCGAAGCGCTGGAAGCCGTGCTGGGCAAGGAGTCTCCGGTGGCTTATGTCAAGCGCGTGACGCGCCTCAAGCTTGACGCCGCGAGCGAACGCGCGAAGCGCCAGGGGCTGGCCCCGGCGCCCATTCTGTGCTCGGACACCACCGTGGCCCTGGGCCGGTCGATTCTGGGTAAGCCCGCAAACGCGGCTGAAGCGACCCGCATGTTGCGACAGCTCTCCGGCGCCACCCATCGCGTGCTCACCGCAGTGGCCGTGCAGCAGGGACGCCGGCGGATTGAGGCGCTCAGCATTTCCCGCGTCACGTTTGCACCGATGACCGCGGCCCAGATCAGCTCCTACGTCGCGTCGGGCGAACCCATGGGGAAAGCCGGCGCCTACGCGGTGCAGGGCAGGGTGGCCATGTATATCTCGCATATCAGCGGCAGTTATTCCGGGATCATGGGATTGCCCCTGCATGAGACTGCATGGCTCCTGCGCGCCGCCGGCCTCAAAATCTAG
- the rng gene encoding ribonuclease G, with protein sequence MQQDILINWSPQETRVAVVELGAVQELQVERTLERGLVGNVYLGKVARVLPGMQSAFIDIGLDRAAFLHVADLMSSINSRHAETELQAAGTSTSASPATVALQPIEKQLFEGQAVMVQVLKDPIGTKGARLTAQISIAGRLLVFLPQDNHIGVSQKIPPRQREDLRQRVQALTEDMGGGFILRTNGEDATDAELGEDIAYLRKTWSRIKEASLRLPPASVLHQDLNLLQRVLRDVVVEGTQTIRIDSREQFDNLKAFAVEFMPATVQKLQLYSGERPIFDLYNIDEDIARALGRRVDLKSGGYLIIDQTEALTTIDVNTGGFVGARNFDDTIFKTNLEASQAIARQLRLRNLGGIVIVDFIDMIKENHRDAVLAEFQKQLARDRIKTAVNGFSALGLLEMTRKRTRESLAHQLCEPCSACMGKGVVKTARSVGYDILREILREARQFNPREFRVVASPKVIELFLDEESQHLAGLSDFIGKPISLQAEAAMAQEQYDIVLL encoded by the coding sequence ATGCAACAAGACATACTGATCAACTGGTCGCCCCAGGAAACCCGTGTGGCCGTGGTGGAGCTCGGTGCGGTGCAGGAGTTGCAGGTCGAACGCACGCTGGAGCGCGGCCTGGTTGGCAATGTTTACCTGGGCAAGGTTGCACGCGTGTTGCCGGGCATGCAGTCGGCCTTTATCGACATTGGCCTGGACCGGGCGGCATTTCTGCATGTTGCCGATCTGATGAGCAGCATCAACAGCCGTCATGCAGAGACAGAACTCCAGGCTGCCGGCACGTCGACCTCGGCGTCGCCGGCAACGGTAGCCCTGCAGCCCATTGAAAAACAGCTGTTCGAGGGGCAGGCCGTGATGGTCCAGGTTCTCAAGGATCCGATTGGCACCAAGGGCGCACGGCTGACGGCGCAAATCAGCATCGCCGGCCGCTTGCTGGTTTTTCTGCCGCAGGACAATCACATTGGCGTGTCGCAAAAAATACCCCCGCGCCAGCGCGAGGACCTGCGCCAGCGTGTCCAGGCCCTGACCGAGGACATGGGCGGCGGCTTTATCCTCCGGACCAATGGCGAGGATGCCACCGATGCCGAACTGGGAGAGGACATTGCCTACCTGCGCAAAACCTGGTCGCGCATCAAGGAGGCCTCGCTGCGCCTGCCGCCTGCGTCTGTCCTGCACCAGGACCTCAACCTGCTGCAGCGCGTGTTGCGTGACGTGGTGGTGGAGGGCACGCAAACCATACGCATCGATTCCCGCGAGCAGTTTGACAACCTGAAGGCCTTCGCGGTGGAGTTCATGCCGGCAACCGTGCAAAAGCTTCAGCTTTATAGCGGTGAACGCCCGATCTTTGACCTTTACAACATTGACGAAGACATTGCCAGGGCGCTGGGCCGGCGTGTTGACCTCAAGTCAGGCGGCTACCTGATCATTGACCAGACCGAAGCCCTGACGACCATTGACGTCAATACGGGCGGATTTGTCGGTGCCCGGAATTTTGACGACACCATTTTCAAGACCAACCTGGAAGCCTCGCAGGCGATTGCCCGGCAGCTTCGCCTGCGCAACCTCGGCGGCATTGTGATTGTCGATTTCATTGACATGATCAAGGAAAACCACCGCGATGCGGTGCTGGCCGAGTTCCAGAAGCAGCTGGCGCGGGACCGCATCAAGACCGCAGTCAACGGCTTTTCGGCGCTGGGACTGCTGGAAATGACCCGCAAGCGAACACGCGAGTCTCTGGCCCACCAGTTGTGCGAGCCCTGCAGCGCCTGCATGGGAAAAGGGGTGGTCAAGACGGCGCGCAGTGTGGGTTACGACATCCTGCGCGAGATCCTGCGCGAAGCGCGCCAGTTCAACCCGCGGGAGTTCAGGGTGGTGGCTTCGCCCAAGGTGATCGAGCTTTTCCTTGACGAGGAAAGCCAGCACCTGGCCGGCCTGAGCGACTTCATCGGCAAGCCCATTTCGCTGCAGGCGGAAGCGGCCATGGCGCAGGAACAGTACGACATCGTTCTGCTATGA
- the rsfS gene encoding ribosome silencing factor: MTSTTAKTSSTADKKDVQKLQRAIVDGLEDVKAQDIQVFDTEHITSLFERVIVASGTSNRQTKALAASVRDAVRDAGFAKPRIEGEANGEWIIVDCGAAVAHIMQPTIRQYYHLEELWGDKPVKLKLGAPAPLVKASKAEPAAEPKAGAKPKAAKAGAKSTAVRGARTAKPAVKTAVKDHAPGYVGKVGKTSDWTAKRNQAAPAAEPAVKAGRATAKPAAAKSAAKPATKTPIVKVPAPKRAPAKKAATKTAARTTAKTAAGKPAARKSVPRSK, translated from the coding sequence ATGACCTCTACCACTGCCAAAACCTCCAGCACCGCCGACAAGAAAGATGTGCAGAAATTGCAGCGCGCCATCGTTGACGGCCTGGAAGACGTCAAGGCACAGGACATACAGGTCTTTGACACAGAACACATCACCTCGCTCTTCGAGCGCGTGATCGTTGCCTCCGGAACCTCCAACCGTCAGACCAAGGCTCTTGCGGCCAGTGTGCGCGACGCCGTGCGCGACGCGGGTTTTGCCAAGCCACGCATTGAAGGCGAAGCCAACGGAGAGTGGATCATCGTGGATTGCGGTGCTGCCGTGGCCCACATCATGCAGCCCACGATCCGCCAGTACTACCATCTTGAAGAGCTCTGGGGCGACAAGCCGGTCAAGCTGAAACTGGGCGCTCCGGCACCGCTGGTGAAGGCGTCCAAGGCCGAGCCCGCGGCGGAGCCGAAAGCGGGCGCCAAACCGAAAGCCGCGAAAGCCGGTGCAAAGTCCACCGCCGTGCGCGGTGCACGCACTGCCAAACCCGCTGTGAAAACAGCCGTCAAGGACCATGCCCCGGGGTATGTGGGCAAGGTCGGGAAAACCAGCGACTGGACCGCCAAACGGAACCAGGCGGCACCCGCCGCCGAGCCGGCAGTGAAAGCGGGCAGGGCAACGGCCAAGCCTGCGGCCGCGAAATCTGCCGCCAAGCCAGCCACCAAAACACCGATCGTGAAAGTGCCAGCGCCCAAAAGGGCACCGGCCAAGAAGGCTGCCACCAAGACCGCGGCCAGGACTACAGCCAAGACTGCAGCCGGGAAGCCGGCCGCCAGGAAATCTGTCCCCCGGAGCAAATGA
- the rlmH gene encoding 23S rRNA (pseudouridine(1915)-N(3))-methyltransferase RlmH: protein MRLTIVAVGQKVPDWAQTAYDDYAKRFPPELKVELKAVKTEPRASKTLENLLAAERARIESVITRGTRVVALDERGTAVTTVALAEKLKAWQLSGDDVAIVIGGPDGLDPAFKQSAHERLRLSDLTLPHAMVRVLLIEQLYRAWSITINHPYHRE, encoded by the coding sequence ATGAGGCTGACGATCGTAGCGGTCGGCCAGAAGGTGCCCGACTGGGCGCAAACGGCTTACGACGACTACGCCAAGCGTTTTCCGCCCGAGCTGAAGGTCGAACTCAAGGCCGTTAAAACCGAGCCGCGCGCATCCAAAACCCTCGAGAACCTGCTGGCGGCTGAACGTGCGCGCATTGAAAGCGTCATCACCCGCGGTACCCGTGTGGTGGCGCTCGATGAACGCGGCACCGCGGTGACCACCGTGGCGCTGGCCGAAAAACTCAAGGCATGGCAGTTGTCGGGTGATGACGTGGCCATCGTGATCGGCGGGCCGGACGGGCTGGACCCGGCCTTCAAGCAATCGGCGCACGAACGCCTGCGCCTGTCGGACCTGACCCTGCCGCATGCGATGGTGCGGGTGTTGCTGATCGAGCAGCTTTACCGGGCCTGGAGCATCACCATCAACCATCCCTATCACCGCGAATAG
- the purD gene encoding phosphoribosylamine--glycine ligase, with amino-acid sequence MKVLVIGGGGREHALAWKLAQSPKVQAVYVAPGNGGTALDARLENINITDVQALREWAVAEKIALTVVGPEQPLAAGIVDEFRAHGLRVFGPTKAAAQLESSKAFSKAFMKRHGIPTAEYETFTDAVAAHAYVDEKGAPIVVKADGLAAGKGVVVAMTLHEAHEAIEFMLATSPDHNVLGVTHNEGGARVVIEEFLQGEEASFIVMCDGKNVTPMATSQDHKRLLDGDQGPNTGGMGAYSPAPVVTPDVHARTMREIILPTIKGMEKDGIPFTGFLYAGLMIDAQGRPKTLEFNCRMGDPETQPIMMRLKTDLFDVMMAATSGALDQVELDWDRRPALGVVMAAHGYPLNPRKGDVIHGLLKPSEAADDAMVFHAGTRKQDNITVTAGGRVLCVTALGSTVKAAQQRAYEVAQSIQFDGAQYRKDIGYRAIKS; translated from the coding sequence GTGAAAGTTCTTGTTATTGGTGGCGGCGGCCGTGAGCACGCGCTGGCCTGGAAACTGGCCCAATCGCCCAAGGTGCAGGCGGTCTATGTGGCGCCGGGCAATGGCGGTACGGCGCTCGATGCGCGGCTGGAGAACATCAACATCACCGACGTCCAGGCGCTGCGCGAATGGGCGGTGGCCGAGAAAATAGCCCTCACCGTGGTGGGGCCGGAGCAGCCTCTGGCGGCCGGCATTGTCGACGAATTCCGCGCCCATGGCCTGAGGGTGTTTGGCCCGACGAAAGCGGCCGCCCAGCTGGAGAGCTCCAAGGCGTTTTCCAAGGCCTTCATGAAGCGCCACGGCATTCCGACGGCTGAATACGAAACCTTTACCGACGCGGTGGCGGCCCACGCCTATGTCGATGAAAAGGGCGCGCCCATCGTGGTCAAGGCCGATGGCCTGGCGGCCGGCAAGGGCGTGGTGGTGGCCATGACGCTGCATGAGGCGCATGAGGCGATCGAGTTCATGCTGGCCACCAGCCCGGACCACAACGTGCTGGGCGTCACCCACAACGAAGGGGGCGCGCGCGTCGTCATCGAGGAGTTTTTGCAGGGCGAGGAAGCCAGTTTCATTGTCATGTGCGACGGCAAAAACGTGACCCCCATGGCCACCAGCCAGGACCACAAGCGCCTGCTGGACGGCGACCAGGGCCCGAATACGGGCGGCATGGGCGCGTATTCACCGGCACCCGTGGTCACGCCGGACGTGCACGCCCGCACCATGCGCGAGATCATTCTGCCCACCATCAAGGGCATGGAAAAAGACGGGATTCCCTTCACCGGTTTCCTGTACGCCGGCCTGATGATTGATGCCCAGGGCCGGCCCAAGACGCTCGAGTTCAACTGCCGCATGGGCGACCCGGAAACCCAGCCTATCATGATGCGCCTGAAAACCGATCTGTTTGACGTGATGATGGCGGCCACGTCCGGCGCCCTCGACCAGGTCGAACTGGACTGGGACCGCCGCCCGGCCCTCGGTGTGGTGATGGCGGCGCACGGCTATCCGCTCAATCCGCGCAAGGGCGATGTCATCCACGGCCTGCTCAAACCCAGCGAAGCGGCGGACGATGCGATGGTGTTCCACGCCGGCACCCGCAAGCAGGACAACATCACGGTGACTGCTGGCGGCCGCGTGCTGTGCGTCACCGCGCTGGGCAGCACGGTCAAGGCGGCGCAGCAGCGTGCCTACGAGGTCGCCCAGTCAATTCAATTTGACGGCGCCCAATACCGCAAGGACATCGGCTACAGGGCCATCAAGTCCTGA